The sequence TGACCATGAAAGGGCAAATATGCATGGTTCTCACACGGTGAACTCCTCTGAGAGGAGACTACTGAAAGGGGACGATACTTGGTTCAAACTTTCTCATTTGTATGAAATTGCAATGAATGGGTGCAGTGGCCTCCATCCCCCACCCCTTCTCCTTTCAACCCCCTAGACACTGGCCCTGCCCAGGATAAAATTCACGACGGCTCAGTCAGTGCCGGCACAGGGGAGGTGGCTGACTGACTGCACACAGCAGAGCATGAGGCCGGTAGCTTACTGCTTCGCTGCCCTATGctagctctcacacacactcactggcttctgctcaccctgacacacacgcacacacacgccttcctccctctctcactGTCGCAGACTCACACTGGTTGGTCCCCTCCCATGCTTGCTGCCTCTCTATTTCCCTCAGTgtcatacacactcacacacacacgcatgcacatgggagcacacacacacagagtcagtCACCGGCAACTCTCATTCAACTCTCTCTCAGCCACGGGTCAGCAGCTCAGACAGGCAACTTGTTTCTATCCAGCTGGAAAGAGCAGAGCAGCGCaaggtgcacacacacacacgcacacacagaaaGATATACACTCTTCCATTTGGACTAAACTCAAGAATTGCACTCATGTTTATCCTTAAACATCCTTGGACTGTATCTACAGACCACTGAAGAAGACTTCAGCTCAGGGAGGCACCAGAAGGATCAGAATCAAAGATGGACTTGAGAGAGTGGACTTCATGTCAGGAGCTGAACGCGTGATTTCAAAGCTGAAGATGACAACCAGAGACTTGCTTTCAACCCAAAGTGGAGACTGACTATCAGTGACATCCAGAGGATCTGTTGTGATTACCATTCCCCTCCCTTCGCTGTCCAGGACTCCCACCCTCCACACTGACATCTCTTGATCACCAGCATGCCTACAGCTTGCACAAGGTGCACCTTGGGAGCCTAACCCACCATGTGCAGATGGATGACATCCGCAGCTCATCTTTGCCCTGAACTTACTTACAGAACAGCCACCACTGCCTCCTCCACTGGGACGCTCATCCCCCAGCCCAGTGCATCCTCCTTTGCCCTGGTATGCCTCACCCTGCTCTTGGTCACCGCTGGCAGCGGAGCCTGTCCTCCTCGAGCAGGGCATGAACCCCTTCAGGGGCTGGGGAGTGGCACCAACTGTTCATGGACTTTGGAAAGGCACACTCGTAGTTACAATCACCTGGAAGGTGACGTCAGACTGCGGCGGCTTTATTCTGCCAACAAGTTCTTCCTCTGCAttgacaaaacaggaaaagtggATGGCACCAGGCGAAAAAACTATGCCGACAGTAAGTAGCTTCTGAAATTAGTGTCAGTGCACCCTGTGACATTCCTGCTTTTATGGCTGAACTCTGTGATTGAGTTTATAGTTCATGGGAATCTACAAAGTTTATATTACCAGTGAactatttctgtgtgtttagagCATGGGAGAGGCGTTGCTAAGTGAGAAGGAAATACCCTTGTGTGGAAATGGACTAATGGGAGAGCAGACACTGAGGAAAGACATTGAGCATCAGTTGGTGTGGTGCATTAGGGCTGGAAAAAAGTCTCAGTGTTACTGGCAATTAACTTGTCAGAAAGTGTGGTGAAAGTGCATCAGGTCTTAAGTAAGCAGGTTTAAACCATAGGATAGTTTTTGAGAACTATAACCCAGATTAGATTTGTAGATTACAAGTTATCCTCTTGGTAAACATCCTAATTTGAGCTTGCAGGTAGGTTTTTTTCATAAACTTCTTCCCCAAGTACATATAGTGCATCTCCCAAGCATCCCCAAACACCTCATACTTGTAGGTAGTGCAAGTCAACAAACTGAATATGCAGTAAAgatgcaacttaaaaaaatatgctcTGGTTACAGGTACATGTACGGCTTCACCAGTGTGCACTCTCTTGTCATTTTGTCTGTTGCTACATTGCATCTATAAACCATGTATAAACATGCCATCCCATAACCAGGTTTgttgacagacagacagagctaaata comes from Gambusia affinis linkage group LG10, SWU_Gaff_1.0, whole genome shotgun sequence and encodes:
- the fgf22 gene encoding fibroblast growth factor 22; protein product: MCRWMTSAAHLCPELTYRTATTASSTGTLIPQPSASSFALVCLTLLLVTAGSGACPPRAGHEPLQGLGSGTNCSWTLERHTRSYNHLEGDVRLRRLYSANKFFLCIDKTGKVDGTRRKNYADSLMEIRSVSVGVVAIKSVSTGLYLAMSKKGTLFGSVKYSPSCKFKERIEENGYNTYASLRWKHGGRQMFVSLNGRGKPRRGHKARRRHPSTHFLPMLPS